One window of Deltaproteobacteria bacterium genomic DNA carries:
- the crcB gene encoding fluoride efflux transporter CrcB, which translates to MTVVLYIALFGALGCLARYFLSGLVHDHLGASMPYGTLAVNAIGAFLIGLVMEFGLRTTQISPDLRIGLTIGFLGGFTTFSTFSYETFRLLEGA; encoded by the coding sequence GTGACCGTTGTCCTGTACATCGCCCTTTTCGGCGCGCTGGGGTGCCTCGCGCGCTACTTCCTCTCCGGCCTGGTCCACGACCACCTCGGCGCCTCGATGCCGTACGGGACCCTCGCGGTCAACGCGATCGGGGCGTTCCTCATCGGCCTCGTCATGGAGTTCGGCCTCCGCACCACGCAGATTTCCCCCGACCTTCGCATCGGCCTCACCATCGGCTTCCTCGGGGGGTTCACGACGTTCTCGACCTTCAGCTACGAGACGTTCCGCCTGCTGGAGGGGGC